ATAAAAGGTAACAATAACTGTAGCCACATAAGCACTTGTAATACATTCCTCAATCAGGAAAACACTTGTCAAACATTAGAATAGGATTATGCTTATCAATTCTAATGATCATGAGCAATATTTCAGTTGTACCCTTTTCCAGGTTTCGCTAAAGGTGATCTTCACGATTCTTTCCATTAGGTTCAACTGAATTCCCAGATAGATGATTCTTTGCTTCAGAATGTGGTTGATGTCTATGAAGGGGacggtgatgatgatgatgataatgatggTGATGCTGACCACTTCTATTGTTCCTTGACTCAAGATTATCATCCGATGAGTTACCTAATGACCGGCCCCTTTGATAAGGTCTCTCATCATCGGAATCTAGTGAACCAGAGACAACACTGTTTGATCGTTGATGATGCTTATTGTGGTTTGAATGGCTTTGCCTTCTGGGTGCATGAACAGCTTCATCACTTGAAGACTCTGAACCACTTGACCCTGGTCGCTGACGGTGTTTGTGGTGTCTTGTGTGGCTTCTCTTTCGAATTCTACAATCATTCTCATCACTTGATGTGTCTGAAGTACCAGACACTGAACGCCGACGGAGTCTGTGGTTTCTTTTGACTATCTCATTGTCATCATCATCTGAGGAAACAAGAGATTCCGAATCTGATTTAGAATCATGATGCTTCCATCTTCGGCAGCTTCGCTTTTTCCTCCTCTCTTCCTCAGAACTACTTCTGTAGTAATTGCTGATATCATCACTGGAACCTGGGGAATGtctcttcaactttttctttGACTTCTTGTCCTTTTTCCTCTCATGGTCACCAGAATCACAGTGGGCGTTCTTCCTATGCTTTTTATGGGTTCTTCTTTTTATTTCCCCGTCAGTACTGTCACTCTCACTGTCAGTATCAGAAACACACCTTTTGTGCTTAGCCTTCTTTGAACTCTTCTCTTTGGCCTCAGCATCTGCCCTCGCCTTTGCAGCAGCTTCTAGCTTCTGTTCCCATTTTAAAGGGGCTTCTTTCTTCTCCAAagctctcttcttcttctcctcaaCCAATTGGATGAACTTCTTGCAGTCCATTTATAAAAGTAAACCAACTCAATACCTGCATTTGGTATGATGATGACCGGAAGTGCATCTCACAGAAGAGAAAAAACAATGTTAGTTCTTCAATCAACATAAGAACAAAGAAACAATGGGATTTTAAAATCCTTTTATGCAATCTAGCGAAGCTTGTAATTAAGGCACTTACTGTTTTTAAACCAAGAAACCAAGCTCGATAAAGTATCCTAAAAGAGGTTTCTATCAAAGTACTAGTTTGCCAATGGCATAGAAATTCTTCAAGATGACAATTCAAAATTCCACCTTCAAAATAGTTTCCGCTAAGTACAAAATCCTTTCAAACTAAACAAAATCGTACTACTTGATGTTCATTTCAAACTATCTTACTGGTAGGGACAAAGCCAGAAACTCTTTCTTGAGGGagcagaattaaattataaatcttTGGGAGgtgttaaaatacaattttaacgTTATTAACTTACTTCATAATTTAGGGAAGGACTAAACTAAATATTTCACCAATTTTAGAGAGAGGCCATAATGCATATTTACTCGCATTAAgttgcaaatttaaaatattttgaaagacTAAACTAGCATTTCACCATTTTGGAGCAGGCCCCTGCCTACCCATTGGCTGAACATGTCGGAGGAAATCcttgttgaaaaataaagaataccCAACACAAAGTTCTGCGTCCTAACCTCATAGACTTTGAAAGAATAAATTTATGATTAGTCGAAGTTTCATTTTATCCTTCTAGTACTTTATTCTGAACACAATCCTGGGGCAACCCAATCCtagtattaaagaattaaaacaaaACAGTAACAAGTAAAAGATTTGAATCAgctttatgcaatttcatcaaacaaattTATCAAACAGAATCCAAAAAATTAGCAAATTCCAGTGGTTGGAAATCAGCAAGTGAAATATTGAATCCACAAAACAGCAGGCAAGCGAAGTTGAATCCACAACCAAGAACAAAGAATAACTGTCTACACAAccactaaataataaaattttacagTCTAAAATCACAAATAAAATTTATCACACCGAATAAACCCTAACAGAAGAAAATTACATTAATAAGAAGATGTGACAGCAAGCGTACCTGAATGACGAGAGATTCTGGAGAGGGCAAAGGGGAAATGGAAAGCAGATCTGAAAGAGAGATTAGGGCTTTGACCTTGGGTTGGAGAAGTCGTTTCTAGAATGGTCCATGGCTTATGGGATACAAAAATATAGAGCCGCGCACGCGCAACGCCGCCTCGGCTTGCACTTCTCCACGTGACGCGTTCTTGTCTTTTGATTCCTTTAGGGTTCAGGAGCTAAGTTTGACTCTACTAAAATTGAAACCTCTAGCTGACACTTGTTCATctattttctaaatatttatttttaggttttttatttaattttgcatAGGAGGTGTGGTATTATTGCACGGGTCCATTTCCTTTGAATGACAAATAGAGAACATTACTATTACAGTATGCTTGGTTTGGTGTAATGGATTAGTCATTACACCCCTATTTCGTGGGCCCCACTAATTCCCACTTAATCCCGtgtttggtttgatgtattgcCTGTTACAGGCCTATTACAACACGGATGTATTCCTTATTTTCTCTGCTTCAACAACGATTAGCCATTCCGTTCCAAAAGTAAGGATTAGCTAATCgtttctgttttaccctccccagCCAAAATCTGCTGCTCCACcccaccctctccctcccaacatcaacagCAGTACACAACCCACCAAACTCCAAGGCAAAAGTCTTCGAAGACCTATCATCTCTTTTATTCTATTACCGATTGGATCCAAACAAAGGATTTTTTTTGCCCTTTTAATGGATCATTGGTATTTTATAGGATTTTTGCTTCTTATTTTGCTTCATCTTTGTTTGGTTTCAGCTGAGATCAATGAATCGGTGCTTGAAATGAAGAGAGGAACTTCTTCGGTTCCATTTGATCCCACTCGTGTTACTCAACTCTCATGGCACCCTAGGTCACTTtaatttctctcttcttctttttcgcattttgtaacttttttctgtttaatttactcaaaattgtgaactttatgtttttatttttattttcggggCTTTCCTTTACAAAGGATTTTTATCAAGTAAGGAATGCAATCACCTTATTACTCTGGTAAGCAacatttttttaaactaatttgtTGATTAATTTCAATTTGTGATGTTAACCCCCTcccctttttttcttaaaatgtgTGAATTTCAGGCTAAGGATAAATTAAAGAAGTCAATGGTGGCGGATAATGAATCGGGTGATAGCATTGAGAGTGAAGTTCGAACCAGCTTTGGCATGTTTCTTCAGAAAGCTCAGGTATATAATTAAATTGCccctttttttagtttaaatctGTGAAATTAGCTGGAATTCTGTTAATGGAAGATAGAAATATTACAGCGGTGAAGGCAGTTCACTTATTCTTCATAAATAACCAAATTTTGGATGGTAGTTTATGACAGATGATGTTTTAGGTGTCTTTTACTCCTTTCCCCTAATGATTCATTCACATTTAATCTAGGGCAAGCTCTTTACCTAAAGAATCTGTTTCCTCACTGAATGCATTGAAAGTTAAAGATGATAGTTGTGCTCTTTGGTATTGGCTTAAGCTTTTGGGATAATTACTTTCCCTTAATGTTGTATCAGATATCTCGAGTAGGACTACTGATAACTGATTTACTTCTTATTTCTTCCTCTGCTGTCTTGTTGCTCACTGGGGAATGCGTTACTGCTTTAATCATTCGTCAGTTTGCACCTTTTTCTTCACTGGAGTTCAGGTCCAAATGtgtactgcttagtattagttactTGTTTCATTAA
The genomic region above belongs to Gossypium hirsutum isolate 1008001.06 chromosome D05, Gossypium_hirsutum_v2.1, whole genome shotgun sequence and contains:
- the LOC107922190 gene encoding protein FAM133; amino-acid sequence: MDCKKFIQLVEEKKKRALEKKEAPLKWEQKLEAAAKARADAEAKEKSSKKAKHKRCVSDTDSESDSTDGEIKRRTHKKHRKNAHCDSGDHERKKDKKSKKKLKRHSPGSSDDISNYYRSSSEEERRKKRSCRRWKHHDSKSDSESLVSSDDDDNEIVKRNHRLRRRSVSGTSDTSSDENDCRIRKRSHTRHHKHRQRPGSSGSESSSDEAVHAPRRQSHSNHNKHHQRSNSVVSGSLDSDDERPYQRGRSLGNSSDDNLESRNNRSGQHHHHYHHHHHRPLHRHQPHSEAKNHLSGNSVEPNGKNREDHL